The genomic segment GATAGGGCGTCCCGCCCACGTCCACCGCTTGCGTGGGCGGACGCGCCAGCGACAGGAAGACAGTCGAGCCATTCACCTGGTCGCTCGGTCCAAGACCGTCGAACATGTCGAGGTTGTGCTGCCCGGCCTCATAGGTGACGCCGTGAGAGGCCAGCACCTGCTCGAGGTTCGCCTGCCCCGCTGCCGATTGCAGAAGGAAGGCCATTGCTCCGGTGGCTCGCGCCGCCTCGGCGCCGGACCATTGGGGCTTTGTATCGGGTCCGGTGACGCCTCCGCGCGCCAGCAGCGCATCCAGCGATGCCGCCTGGCTGGCCCTCGAGAGGCTATCCATGTTCCATGGCCCGATGCTGAAGACGAGAAGGATCACCCCGGCCAGTGCCGGTATCAGGCGGATATCCCCGCGCCCGATGAGGAAGGTCAGCGTGAGCAACGCCGCCCAGATCCCGCCTGCTATCAGCATCATCCGTTCCGGCGTCAGCCCATAGGCATCAACTCGCACCATCACGGCAAGGGCGTAGAGCCCCAACGGAATGATCGTCAGCCAGAACCAGCAACGGCGGAACACCCGCACCAGCAGCCTTTCCCGCATGAAGGCGGGATGCAGCAGCAGCCAGGTCGCCGCCCCAGTCGTAACGAAGCCGAGCACCATCCAGCCGAGCATGCCCTCGGGCAGGCTCTGCGTCAGGACGATCTGGAGCGTATAGGCGAGAAGGATGAGCGCATAGGCGAGGAGCAGTGGGGTCAGCACGAACTGGCCGAGAAAGCCCGTGGCAGTGGCAACGATATCCGGCTCTTGCAGCGCGCGGGCGTCAAAGGCGTCCAGCCGGCGGATCGTGGCCAGCCAATAGATCGGCGTGAACAGAAATCCGATGATCGGCAGTACCCACCGGTAGAACAGGTCCGACGTCTCGAGCCCGAAAAGGATCGACAGCGACCGTTCGATGGCCGCGATGCCGAGGGCGACGAGCAGGAACGCCACCCCTGCGATGAGGGCGGTCACCGCCGCCTGTTGGTTGAGCCACCAGAACTTGTCCTGCTGCAGCGCCCGATCCGGTCCGCGCTCGGTGAAGGCACTCACCGAGAGCCAGAGAACGGAAATCACAGGCAAGGCCCACGGCACGAACCAGTTCGCATCGCTCACCTGAAACGCGGCCACCGCCAGCAGCGGCAGAACGTAGCCGATCACGATACCCGCAAGCCCCGTCCGCGGCCTGCTTTCGTTGAACAGCGATCCAGCCACGGCGAACACGGCGCCGCTGGCAAGGCCACCGACGATCCGCCACCAGAACTCGTCCGTCAGCGAGATCTGCTCATTGACCACCACGAGCACCGCGACCGTGGTCAGCAATATCAGCAATGAAGCGAGGGGAAAGCGCCTTAGGGTTGTCAGGAGGTCCGGAGCAAGTCGGTCGATCCAATCCCGCAAGTGCATCTCCCTATCGGTTACGCCAGGTCCACCAGCTCATCGCCGCGATCTTGCGCCAGGAAGCCATGTCCGGCGGCGGCGCAAATGGCTGTTCCTGCACATGTTTTAGCTGACCCAATGCCGCGCGCAAGACGGGTGCATAGGCAAATGCCGGGCGCAGCGACGGCGAAAGCGCGCCGATCGCGGCCTCAGCCTTGCCCAGGTGCTCGCCCGCCAGGTCGATGGCTTGCCCGAGAGCAGCCCGAATGCCCTCGGTCGGGGTGCCTGCAAAGATCTGCGACTCGGTGACGCCATTGGCCCGAAAGAGCGGCAGCGGCAGAAAGATGCGGTGTTGGCTGGCGTTGAAACCAAAGGCGCGCACATGCCCGATAAAGGCATTGGCGACGCCCAGGTGCCCGGCGGCATCCCCGTCCTCTACCGGGACGCCATCGTTGAGCACCATGGCGGCGAACTGATAGAGCACCGAGACCGTCTCGCCGGCATATCCCTCGAAACTGGTGAGGTCGGGCATCGGGTCCTGGTAGAGATCGAACCTTCGTGCCGCGATCAGCCGCTGCAGCGGCACGATGGGAAGGCCGTAGTCACCTATCGTGGTCAGCAGCGCGTCGGCCACCGGGTTGCTGCGCACGTTGCCGTGCCCCTGCCCCCTGAGCGCATCGTCCCACCATTGCAGCCGGATTTCCCCGGGCGTCGGCTCGGAGACCCGCTCGCGCACCGAGGCCACTTCGGCCGCGAACGCATAGAGCGATTGCACCGCCGCCCGCTTGTCCTCGCCGATCAAGAGGCTCGCGTAATACCGGTCGGGGTCCGTGGATTTGAGATAGTCGGCCGTCAGCGCGGCGGTTTCCGCTCGCATGTCACTTGCCGCGCTCGACAGCGATCAGCGCAGCGCCGACTGCCCGTTCCTCGGCCAGCAGCACGTTATAGGTCCGCACAGCTCCACCGGTCGCAATCGGCTCCATGATGACCTTGCGCTCGCGGAACGCCTGCCGGATGGCCGGATCGAGAAACACGATCTCCTCGCCCGTCCCCACAAGCAGCACGTCGAGACGCTCGGCGGCCTCCAGCAAGGGCGCCAGCGTCTCGAGCGTTATCCCGGCTGCCTCTTTGACATCCCAGGAAAGCATGCCCGTCGGCAGGCACAGGAGTGAACCCTTGTGCGACATGTCTGCGAAGCGGAACCCACCGTTGCCATAGGCATCGATGGGCACCTGTTGCGGGAAGCGGCCCGCTCCGAAGGTATCGGCCATGGGCCGTGCCTCCTAGACAGCGGCGCCGTCTGCGCGCTTTTCCTTGGCCTGCTTCTCGTCCTTTGCCTGGTCGGCCCGGGCACGCAGCCCGAACCAGATCAGGATCGGCGCCGCGATCACGATCGAGGAGTACGTGCCAATCAGCACGCCCCAGGTCATCGAGATCGTGAAGCTGCGGATCACCTCGCCACCGAAAAGAACCAGCGGGATGAGCGCCAGCAAGGTGGTGAAGGCGGTCAGGGTCGTACGCGCCAGGGTCGAGTTGATCGAGAGGTCGATCAGCTCGGGCAACGACATCTTCTTGTACTTGCGCAGGTTTTCACGGACGCGGTCGTAGACCACCACCGTATCGTTGAGCGAGTAGCCCACGATGGTCAGGATCGCCGCGATACTGGTCAGGTTGAACTCGATACCCGTTATCGAGAAGAAGCCGATGGTCAGCAACACGTCGTGGAACGTCGAGACGATCGCACCCACCGCATATTGCCACTCGAAGCGGAACCACACGTAGACCATGATCGCCAGCAGCGCCACGCCCAGGCCGATGGCGCCCGAGACCGCAAGTTCACCCGAGACGGACGGGCCCACGGATTCGGTGCGCCGCACTTCGTAGCCACCGCTCTGGAGCGCGTCGCGCACCTTCTGCACCGCGGCCTGCTGGGCGGCGTCGCCGCCTTCCTGCGCCTGCACGCGGATCAGCACGTCCTCGGGCGTACCGAAGCCCTGTACCTGAATTTCGCCAAGGCCGAGCTCGCTCAGCCGCTGGCGGATATCGCCCGGATCGGCCGGGCCGCCCACATGCTGCACCTCGATCGCCGAACCGCCGGTGAAGTCGATGCCCAGGTTCATGCCCTTGGTGAAGAACGAACCCATCGAACCGGCAATCGCCAGCACCGAGATGATGATCGCCGGGCGGGCGAACTTCATGAACGGAATCTTGGTGTGGTCGGGAATGAAATGAATGAGGCGGATCTGCACCGTCTTCGGGCGGCGACGGCGATACCAGATGCCGGCGATGAAGAGCGTCACCGTGTAGGCGGTGAACATCGAGGTGAGGATACCCAGAGCCAGCGTAACGGCGAAGCCCTGTACCGGCCCCGAGCCCAGGAAGAACAGCACGATGGCCGCGATCAGCGAGGTCAGGTGCGAGTCCACGATCGTGCCCCAGGCGCGCTCGAAGCCCGCTGTGATGGCCTGCAGGTTGGATCGTCCAGCCTGCTGCTCTTCACGTATGCGCTCGTAGATCAGCACGTTGGCGTCCACGGCCATGCCGATGGTCAGGATGATACCGGCGATACCCGGCAGGGTCAGCGTCGCCCCCAGCATCGAGAGCGAGCCGAGCATCACGAAGATGTTGAGGATCAGCGAGATGTTGGCGAAGACGCCCCAGAGGCCGTAGGCCATGAGCATGAAGAGGATGACCGCGGCGGCGGCAACGGCACCGGCGATGAGGCCGGCGCGGATCGAGTCCGCACCCAGGCTCGGCCCGACGGTGCGCTCTTCGATGATGTCGAGGCTGGCCGGCAGAGCGCCCGCGCGCAGCAGCACCGCCAGGTCCTGTGCACTCTGCGGGGTGAAGTTGCCGCTGATCTGGCCCGAGCCGCCGGTGATCGGCTGCTGGATGACCGGAGCGGTCAGCACCTGGTTGTCGAGAACGATGGCGAAGCGCTTGCCGACATTCTTGGAAGTAATGTCCGAGAAGGTGACCGCGCCGCGGGTATCGAACTTGAACGTCACGACCGAGCGGCCGGTCTGCTGGTCGAAGCCGGGCTGGGAGTCGACCAGCGACTCGCCACCGAGCGAGACGTCTTCATAAAGCAGTTCCTTGCCGCCGTCCTGGCTCGGCAGGATGATGGTGCCGGCCGGCAGCCCCTGGGCCTCGGCCTGTGCAGCCGTCATGCCCGGGTAGACCATGTGGAAGGTCAGGCGCGCCGTCTTGGAGACGATATCCTTGAGGCGGGTCGAGTCGCCGAAGCCGGGAACCTGGAGCAGCACGCGGTCCGAACCCTGGCGCTGGATCGAGGGCTCGGTCGTGCCCAGTTCGTCCACGCGCTTGCGGATGACTTCCATTGACTGCGTCACCAGCGAAGACATGCGCTGGTTGATGCCCTCGTCGGTCAGCGCCACCGTGATCTTACCATCACTGGTGGTGGAGAACGAAAGCTCGGGTGTACCGCCCACCGAGAACATCGTGTTTGAAATGTTGTTCTGCAGCGTCTCGAGCGCCTTGAGCGCTGCGTCCTGCTGCGTCGGGTCGGTCAGTTCCACCGTGATGGACTGGGGGCCCGTCGTGATGATGTTGCCGATGCCGTTTTCATTGGCCAGCACGGCGCGCGCGTCGCGGCGCAGGTCCTTGACCCGCTGGTCGACGATCGACTGCTTGTTGACGCCGAGCAGGAGGTGCGAGCCGCCCTGCAGATCCAGACCCAGGACGATGGTGCGCTTGGGCATCCAATCGGGCATCGCATCCAGCGTATCCTTGGGCAGGAAGCTGGGAATCGTGAACGCGACAGCCAGAATAGCCACGATGGCGATAATGACAGCCCGAATGGGAGAAAACTGCATAGTGTCTGGTCCAGATACCTAGAGCGGAAGGGCTCTATCTTCTCGATTGCACACGAGGTCCACCGAAAAGTGGCGTGCCACTTTCCGGTCCCCATGTTTTCTGCACGTCTTGCGCCGGCTTAGGCCGGCTTGTTGTCGTTGACCGGCTCGGCCTTCGAGCGCACGTCCGCAACCATGGAGCGGACGACCTTGATCTTGACGCCCTGGGCGATCTCGACTTCGAGGTCTTCGCCTTCCTGTGCCTTGGTCACCTTGCCGACGATGCCGCCGGTGGTCACGATCGTATCCCCGCGACGGATGGCGCTGAGCATGGCCTGCTGTTGCTTCATCCGCTTCTGCTGCGGACGGAAGATCAGCAGCCAGAAGATGACGACCAGCAGCAGGATGGGCATGAGCGAGGTCAGAATTTCCATCGTTCCGCCACCGCCCGGCGCTGCGCCGGCAGCCTGCGCAAAGGCTGGGGTTACAAACATGTAGGCACTCCTATGGTTGTCGACTTGGCTGTCGGCTTGTCAAAAGTTCGTTGATAATCCCATATAGGAGACGAACTTGGCTTGGCGAGACTACCCGCCTGAAAATCGCGCGGACTATACAGGTGGGCCCCCGCGATTGCAAAGCCAATCCGGGCGTTTCAGACCGGCCCTATACTTGAAGGAATGTCCCGTGAACAGCCAAGATTCGCTTGCGCAAATTGCTGCGTCGCTGGCCCGTATTGCCGAACATTTGAACGTGCTTGCGCCCCTGCCCGCCACCCGGGCAACCGGCCTCGATCTCGCCGACGCCTACCACTGGGATGCCCATCTCGGGCAGCTCATCCCCGTGCCCAAGGTCAGCCGCGTCCCGCTCGAGCTGCTCAAGGGCGTCGATGACGTCAGCAACACGCTCCTCCAGAACACGCTCCAGTTCGCCAAGGGCCTGGGCGCCAACAACGCCCTCCTCTGGGGTTCGCGCGGCATGGGCAAGAGCTCCCTGGTCAAGGCCGTCCACGCCCACGTTGCCGCCCTCAACGAACCCGACGTTCAGCGCCTCATCCTCATCGAGATCGCCCGCGAGGATATCGAGGGTCTGCCCACCCTCATGCGCATCATCCGCGACGAGCCGGCGCGCTTCATCGTCTTCTGCGACGATCTCTCCTTCGATCGCGACGAGACGAGCTACAAGTCCCTCAAGACCATCCTCGACGGCGGCCTCGAAGGGCGCCCGGACAACGTCCTCTTCTACGCCACGTCCAACCGCCGCCACCTCATGCCCCGTGACATGATCGAGAACGAGCGCTCGACGGCCATCAATCCCGGCGAGGCCGTCGAGGAAAAGGTGTCGCTGTCCGATCGCTTCGGGCTCTGGCTCGGCTTCCACAATTGCGACCAGCCCACCTACCTGGCCATGATCGATGGCTACGTGGCCTATTACGGGCTCGACATCGACAAGGACGAGCTCAAGGCCAAGGCCATCGAATGGGCCGCGACGCGCGGCGCCCGCTCCGGCCGCGTCGCCATGCAGTTCGTGCGCGACCTGGCCGGCGCCATGGGCAAGGCGGTCTGACCCCCATAACGCAAAAGGGCCCCGCGGGGCCCTTTCTTTTGTCTTCGCTCGCCGGCTCAGCTTGCCAGCATCGGCATCGGATCGACGGGCGTCGCGCCCTTGCGCAGTTCGAAATGGAGCTGCGGACGGCTCACCGAGCCGGTCATGCCCGCCGCGCCGATCGAGTCCCCGCGATTGACCACGTCGCCCTTGGCCACGCTCATCGACTTGAGATGCGCGTAGGCGGACACATAGCCGTTCGCGTGCCGGATCAGGATCAGGTTGCCGTAGCCCTCCACGCCCGATCCGACATAGATGACCGTGCCGTTCTCGGCCGCGCGGATCGAAGCACCCTCGGGAGCCTCGATATTGATACCCGTACCCTTGGAGGCAGCGAAGTTCGTGATGATCTTGCCCGTGATCGGCCAGCGGAACTTGTCCGCGCCCGACATCGCCGGCTCCTGGAGCACAGGTGCCGGCTTGTTGGGCTGCACCGCTGCGGTCTGCAGGGTCTGCGCCGCCTTGGTCTGGGCGGCCGGGCTCGGCTGCGGAGTGCTCTTGAGCACACCCGGATCGGTGATTGCGGCGACCTGCCGCTGGGGCGTGGCGGCGGGCGTCACGACCGGGCTGGTCGTCACGTCGTCGCTGGCCGAAGCCACCTGGGTCGGCGCGCGCTTGGAGAGCAGGTCCGGGCGTCCCGGGATGACCAGCTTCTGGCCAACGAAGAGCTTGTCCGGCGAGAACGAGCCGTTGGCATTCAGGATCGCCTGCGCCGTCACATCGTAGCGGCGGGCGATGGTGTAGAGGGACTCTCCGCTTTCCACCACATGCACATAGGCATTGGACGGCACCACCGAGAGGTTGGCCTGCTGGCTGGTATTGGCGACCGCGGTCGGCTTGAGCGCGGTGACGGGACTGTTGGGGAGAGTGCCCAGCGTGGTCTTGGCCGGGGCAAGAGATTGCTGTGCAGGCATGGCAGTTTGCGATCCGCTTGAGTTGGACGTGAGAACAGGCAAGTCTTCGGTAGAGACTGAGCCCAGCGGCGCCTGCGGTGCAGTGGCGAAGGTCGTCGGCTGGCTGGAGGAAGCGAAGCCGCCACCAACCATTCCGCCCCCACCGACATTCATCGGGGGAATGAACTGGCCTTCTGCGACTTGCGTGGAGGCACCCAATGCGCTTGGCATGGGTTGGTTCAGATTGCTCGACCCGCTGTACGCCGTCGACCCCGTAGTCGTGGAGTCGCGGAAGCCGCCCATGGACGAACAACCGGAAAGTGCAGCGCTGCCAGCCAGTACGGCGGCAATCGCAACGGCGCCCTTGAGCGCTCTACCGGATGCGCGATTACTCATATGTTCAACTCGTACGCAGGTACTCAATAAAATTGAGACTAGGGCGTTAAGGTAAAGACGAGTTTAAAAGCCCCGCGATTTGCGCGGCTTCGCCCTGCCTGCGTTAGAACTCGAGTAAGGTTACCGGCGCCGGGTGAAGGGCAATTGCCCGTCCAGCCGCCCTGCGACATCCGCATCCGTCTGCAGCAGCGAGAGCGGAGTCACGGTGATCGAATCGCCGTGGGTGAGCAGGTGGAAGTCGCTGCCTTCATCGAGCGGCCGCGGCGTTTCCGGGATCGCCACGAAGAACTTGCCGGCGTTGTCGCTCGGATAGTAGCGCATCGGCGACCGCGAGAACCGCTGGTGCGGCACCACCCGCACGCCCGTGACATCGGCCGCCGGACAGGAGGGGAAGTTGACGTTGTAGTAGACGTCCTTGCCGTGCTCGAGCCCCATGAGCGAACGCACGAGTTCGGCCCCATAGGTCTGGGCGTTGGTCCACTCGACATCCAGGCCTGCCGCGTAATCCACGGCCTGGCTGAGAGCGATGCCGACCGCACCCTGCATGGTGCCCTCGCGGGCACCCGCGACCGTTCCCGAGCAATGGACGATGTCGCCCAGGTTCTGCCCGTTGTTGACGCCCGAAAGCACCAGGTCCGCCGGCTTATCGCCGAGGACGAACGTCATACCCGCAACGACGCAATCTGCTGGCGAGCCGCCCTTGACTGCAAACGTGCGCTCGCTGCGCTTGTCGAGCGACAGTTCGCGCCCGAATGAGAAGCGGTGCCCTGCCCCGCTCTGGTTGCCGTCCGGCGCCACCACCCACACATCGTCGGAAAGCTGCCGGGCAATGCCCAGCAGCACCTGCAGGCCCGGTGCATCCACACCATCGTCATTGGTGATGAGGATGCGCAGGCTCACGAGCGGCCGCCGATCGCGGTGACGCCGCCCATATAGGGCTGCAGCGCTTCGGGAATCGCGATCGAACCGTCAGCCTGCTGGTAGTTCTCCATCACCGCGATGAGGCAACGTCCCACTGCAACGCCCGAACCATTGAGCGTATGGACGAAGCGCGGCTGCTGCTTCTCGCCCGCCGGGCGATAACGCGCATCCATGCGCCGCGCCTGGAAATCGCCGCAGACGGAAACCGAGGAAATCTCGCGATAAGTGTCCTGTCCCGGCAGCCAGACCTCGATGTCGTAGGTCTTCTGCGCGCCGAACCCGATATCGCCCGTGCACAGCGTCATGACGCGGTAATGCAGCCCCAGCCGTCCCATGATCGCCTCGGCGCAGGACAGCATGCGCTCGTGTTCGTCGATCGAGGCCTCGGGCGTCGTGATGGAGACCATCTCGACCTTGTTGAACTGGTGCTGGCGCAGCATGCCGCGCGTGTCGCGGCCGGCGGACCCGGCCTCGGAGCGGAAGCACGGAGTCAGCGCCGTCAGGCGCAGCGGCAGCTCTTCCTCGGACAGGATCGATTCGCGCACCAGGTTGGTAAGCGGCACTTCGGCGGTCGGAATCAACGCCAGGCGCCCTTCTCCGTGCGGGGTGAAGAACAGGTCTTCCTCGAACTTGGGCAACTGCCCGGTGCCGTAGAGCGCTTCGTCGCGCACCAGCAGCGGCGGCTGCACTTCGGTATAGCCGTGCTCGGTGGTATGCAGGTCCAGCATGAACTGGCCCAGGGCGCGTTCCAGCCGCGCCACCTGGCTCTTGAGCACCACGAAGCGGCTGCCCGAAAGCTTGGCTGCCCCTTCGAAGTCCATCATGCCGAGCGCCTCGCCCAGCTCGTAATGCTCCTTGGGCGCAAAGCTCAGGTTCGGCTTCGCCGGCCGCACCTTTGCCGCATGTTCGGCATTCCCGTTCCGGCCGAAATACTCGACATTGTCGTGCTCGTCCTTGCCGACCGGCACGTCATCGAGCGTGATGTTGGGCAGCACCGAGAGCGCATCGCGCAGCTCCGCGTCCACTGCCCGCTCCTCGGCCTCGCCGGCCTGGATGGAATCCTTGAGAGTGGCCACTTCGGCCATCAGAGCCTGGGCCTTGGCCTCGTCTTTCTGCGCCTTGGCCTGGCCGATCAGCTTGGACGAGCTGTTGCGCTTTTCCTGCGCTTCGTTGAGACGAACGATGATGGCGCGACGCTTGTCGTCGATGGCGATCAAGTCGGCGGCCTGCGCGGGAAGCCCGCGACGCGCGAGCGCAGCGTCAAAGGCTTCGGCGTTGGCGCGGATCCATTTGATATCGAACATTTAAACGGTCAGGTTCCCTCGCGGAACCGGCCTCTCGAATTGGGGCCGATTCCAGGGATGACGGAACTGGCCTAGTTGGACTGCTCGGATGCTTCTGCTGCAAGGCGTTGAGCGCGCGATCGCTCCACCCAGCGCACCGATAGGATCGAGAGTTCGTAGAGCAGGTAGAGCGGGGTCGCAAGGCCGATCTGGGAGATCGGATCGGGCGGCGTCAGCAGAGCTGCCAGGATGAGGATGGCGACGATGGCGTAGCGCCGTCCCTTGCGCAGCTGATCGACATTGATCAGTTCGATCCGCGCCAGAAGCGTCAGCACCACGGGCAGCTGGAAGCAGATGCCGAACGCGATGATGAGCGTCATAGCCAACCCGAGATACTCGCTGACGCTCGTCAGCATCTTGATCTCGCTGGTCTGCATGCCCGCAAAGAAATGCAGGGCCATCGGCAGCACCACGAAATAGACCATGGCCGCGCCGAGCACGAAGAACACCGGCGTGGCAATGAGATACGGCACGAACGCCCGGCGTTCCTTCTTGTAGAGCCCCGGGGCCACGAACATGTAGATCTGGCTGGCAATCACCGGGAAGCCCAGGAAGATCGCCCCGAAGAGCGCCAGGTTGAGCTGGGTGAAGAAATATTCCTGGGGCGCCGTGTAGATGAGCTGCAACTCTTCGGGATGCGCCACGGCGCGCCGATAGGGGATCAGCAGCAGGTCGAAGATCTGGCTGGCGAACAGGAAGCACAGCAACATCAGCACGACGACGGCGATGGCGCAGTAGATCAGGCGCTTGCGCAATTCGATGAGGTGGTCGAGCAGGGGCGCCTCGGAGCCGGCCAGTTCGTCCTCGTCCTCAGGCGACTGCTTGTTCGGATTTTCGAGCTGCGGAGCGGGCGAAGTCATGGCTTAGGGCTTCTCTTCCGCGTTCGGCGCAACCGCCTCGACCTTGGGCTTGGCGGCTGCCTTGGGCTTTGCCGCGGCCTTCGGTTTCGCCGGCGTCTTGGGCGCGACGTCTGCGGTCTTGCTCGCCGCCGGCTTGGCGGCGGCCTTTGGTGCTGTCTTGGGTGCGGCCTTCTTGGGCTCGGCCTTCTTGGCCGTAACCGGTGCCTCGGCAGGCGCAGGCGCGGCGGGCTTCTTGGCGCGCGGCTTGCGGGCGGGCTTTACCTCCGCTGCCGGCTGGGCCACCGCATCGAGATCCTTTGCCGTCACGTGCGACGGCGGGATCGGGCTGAGGCGAGCACCCTTGATCGGTTCTGCGACCACCGGGGCGACGCTCGCCTCCGGCGGCTTCATGCCGGCTGCGGCGTGTATTTCGTCGACGATGCTTTCGGCCTTCGGATCCTTGGGCGCGATGGCGCCCGTCGGTTCGACCTGGCCGCTCGCGGTCGTGGCGTTGAACTCACGCCTGATCTCATCGGCCGTCTGCCGGAGCGGAGCGGTGATGGAATCGCGCAGGTTGCGGACTTCATTGAGGCCCGTCGTCTTGTTGAGCTCGCGCTGGAACTCAGTGCCCATGCGGCGGATCATGCCGGCAAACTTGCCGACACGCTGCATCACCATCGGCAAATCCTTGGGTCCGATGATGATCAGCGCCACAACGCCGATGACAAGCATCTCAGTCCAGCCGACACCCAGCATGGCTAACTATCCTTCAATGCGGGCCGTAGCCTGGGACGCGCTCAGGCGTCCTTGCTTTTCTCGGTCTCGCTGGCAG from the Youhaiella tibetensis genome contains:
- the tatC gene encoding twin-arginine translocase subunit TatC; this translates as MTSPAPQLENPNKQSPEDEDELAGSEAPLLDHLIELRKRLIYCAIAVVVLMLLCFLFASQIFDLLLIPYRRAVAHPEELQLIYTAPQEYFFTQLNLALFGAIFLGFPVIASQIYMFVAPGLYKKERRAFVPYLIATPVFFVLGAAMVYFVVLPMALHFFAGMQTSEIKMLTSVSEYLGLAMTLIIAFGICFQLPVVLTLLARIELINVDQLRKGRRYAIVAILILAALLTPPDPISQIGLATPLYLLYELSILSVRWVERSRAQRLAAEASEQSN
- the tatB gene encoding Sec-independent protein translocase protein TatB, whose product is MLGVGWTEMLVIGVVALIIIGPKDLPMVMQRVGKFAGMIRRMGTEFQRELNKTTGLNEVRNLRDSITAPLRQTADEIRREFNATTASGQVEPTGAIAPKDPKAESIVDEIHAAAGMKPPEASVAPVVAEPIKGARLSPIPPSHVTAKDLDAVAQPAAEVKPARKPRAKKPAAPAPAEAPVTAKKAEPKKAAPKTAPKAAAKPAASKTADVAPKTPAKPKAAAKPKAAAKPKVEAVAPNAEEKP